From Hoeflea sp. 108:
TCTCGAGCGGCTTGCCTGCTCCAACGGCTACGGCGGCGCGGGTTTTCATGACGGTCATCCTTTATGCGTAATCAGGGGAAAAAATGTTGGCCTCAGGGTTTCAGGTTTTGCCGCATCGATCAACCGGCAACGCGACACCCCGCGGTCGCAAAGCGGCGTTTGCGTTCGAATTCCACAAGCCTCTGCCGGTGCGTCGCTGGGCAGGGTGGACACGACCGCCGCGCTGGCCGAACATGACAGTTGCAATATTCCCCGAAGGATAGACGATTCGATGTCGAGTGACAGGCTGCCGCGCGATCCGCTCAAGCGTGAAGCGCTGAAAGCGGAAGCAAAACCAGAGGCTTCGCCGCGGACTTTCATCCATCTTCGCGTCCATTCGGCCTATTCTCTGCTCGAAGGTGCGTTGCCGCTTGGCAAGGTCGTCGGCCACGCCGTCAAGGACGATGCGCCCGCCATCGCGGTCGCCGACAGCAACAATCTGTTCGGTGCGCTGGAGTTTGCCCAGAAGGCGACCAAGGACGGCGTGCAGCCCATCATCGGCTGCCAGGTAGACGTCGACTTCGCTGAGACGGCAGATAACGGCCAGCGCGGTCCCGTCTGGAAGCAGGCGCACGAGCTCTACCCGATTGTGCTGATTGCAGCGACGGAAGACGGCTACGCCAACCTCGTCCGCATCATCAGCCGCATGTATCTTTCGACGCCGAACGGTGAACCCATTCATGCCAAGCTCGAATGGCTGAGTGCGCTGTCGGATGGCATCATCTGTCTTAGCGGTGGGCCGCGCGGGCCGATCGGCACAGCCATCAAAAACGATCATCATGCTCAGGCCGAAAGCCGGCTGCTCGGGCTGCGGGAGATTTACGGCGATCGGCTCTATGTCGAGATCGAGCGCCTCGCTGGTTATGACCGTCTCATCGAGGCGGCCACCATCGATCTTGCCTATCGCCACCACTTGCCGCTGGTCGCCACCAACGAGGCTTTCTTTCCGTCCCGCGCGGACTTCGAGGCGCATGACGCGTTGATCGCGATCGCCGAGGGATCGGTGGTCGCGGAGGACAATCGCCGGCGCCTGACCCCGGACAATTTCCTCAAGTCTCAGAAGGAGATGGCAGAGATTTTTGCCGATCTGCCCGAAGCGATTGACAACACGGTCGAGATCGCCCGGCGCTGCTCCTACTATCCCAAGAACCGCAAGCCGATCCTGCCGCGTTTCGCCGGCGCCGAAGTTGCCGACGCGGAAGCTGCCGAGCGTGCCGAGGGCGACGAGCTTGCTCGCCAGGCTCGCGAAGGCCTGGCCGAGCGCATCGCAACGCGCGGCATCTATCCGGGCTTTACCGAAGAGCAGTATCGGGAACGTCTCGAGTTCGAGATCGGCATCATCCAGCGGATGAAGTTCCCCGGCTACTTCCTGATCGTTGCCGACTTCATCAAATGGGGCAAGCTGCAAGGCATCCCCGTCGGACCCGGTCGTGGTTCGGGCGCAGGTTCGCTTGTCGCCTATGCGCTGACCATCACCGACGTCGACCCGCTGCGTTTCTCGCTGCTGTTCGAGCGCTTCCTCAACCCCGACCGCGTCTCGATGCCCGACTTCGACATCGACTTCTGCCAGGACCGCCGTGAAGAGGTGATCCGCTATGTGGTGGACAAGTACGGTCGCGACCAGGTCGGTCAGATCATCACCTTCGGAACGCTGCAGGCGCGCGCGGTGCTGCGCGACGTCGGCCGCGTGCTGCAGATGCCCTACGGCCAGGTCGACAAGCTCACCAAGATGGTGCCGCAGAATCCGGCCAACCCGGTGACGCTGGCGCAGGCGATCGAGGGCGAGCCGCGTTTTGCCGAGGAGGCCGAGCGCGAGCCGATCGTGCAGACGCTGCTCGAAATGGCCCAGAAGCTGGAGGGCCTGTACCGCCACGCCTCGACCCATGCTGCCGGCATTGTCATCGGCGACCGTCCGCTGTCCGAGCTGGTGCCGATGTACCGAGACCCGCGCTCGGACATGCCGGTTACCCAGTTCAACATGAAATATGTCGAACAGGCCGGCCTGGTGAAGTTCGACTTCCTCGGCCTGAAGACGCTGACGGTGCTGCAGAAGGCGGTGCAGTTCATCAGCCGCCGCGGCGTCGACATCGACCTTGCGCTGATCCCCCTCGACGACCCCGAGACTTACGCCATGCTGTCGCGCGGCGAGACGGTCGGCATCTTCCAGGTTGAAAGTGCCGGCATGCGCAAGGCGCTGATCGGCATGAAGCCCGATCGCATCGAGGACATCATCGCGCTGGTGGCGCTCTACCGCCCGGGCCCGATGGAAAACATCCCGACCTACAACGCCCGCAAGCACGGCGAGGAGGAGATCGAGTCGATCCATCCGAAGATCGACTACCTGGTGAAGGAGACCCAAGGGGTTATCGTCTACCAGGAGCAGGTCATGCAGATCGCCCAGGTTCTGTCGGGCTATTCGCTCGGCGAAGCCGACCTTCTGCGCCGCGCCATGGGCAAGAAGATCCGCGCCGAAATGGACAAGCAGCGCGAGCGCTTCGTCACCGGTGCGATGGAAGGCGGCGTCTCCAAGCCGCAGGCCAACTTCATTTTCGACCTTCTGGCAAAGTTCGCCGACTATGGCTTCAACAAGTCGCACGCAGCCGCCTACGCCATCGTTTCTTACCAGACGGCCTATCTCAAGGCGCATTACCCGGTCGAGTTCCTCGCCGGCTCGATGACCTACGATATGTCCAACACCGACAAGCTGAACGACTTCCGCCAGGATGCCATGCGCCTCGGCATCGAGGTCGTGCCGCCGTCGGTCATGACCAGCTATCGCGATTTCGAGGTCGGCGAAAAGAAGATTTTCTACTCGCTCGCCGCCATCAAGGGCGTGGGCGAAGCGGCCGTCCATCACATCGTCGCCAAGCGCGCGGAAAAGCCCTTCGCGAGCCTCGCCGATTTCTGCGAGCGCATCGATCCGAAGGTGGTGGGCAAGCGCGTCTTCGAAAGCCTTATCATGGCCGGCGCGCTCGATTGCTTCGGTCACGAGCGTGCCGCCATGATGGCCGGTATCGAGCGCATGATGGGCCTGGCATCGCTGGCCCATGAAAATGCGACGCTCGGCCAGTCCGACATCTTCGGCAGCGCCTTCTCCGGCCAGGCGCCGGTGCTGCACCTGCCACAGACCGACGCCTGGCTGGCAGCCGACAGGTTGCACCGCGAGTTCCAGGTGGTCGGCTTCTATCTCTCGGCGCATCCGCTCGACGAATACAAGTCGGCGCTCGAAAAGATGCGTGTCCAGAACTGGGGGGACTTTGCAGCGGCCGTGAAGCGTGGCGCTACTGCCGGACGATTGGCGGGCACCGTCACCACCAAGCAGGAGCGCAAGACCAAGACCGGCAACAAGATGGGCATCGTCCAGTTCTCGGACGTGTCAGGCCAGTATGAGGCCGTCATGTTCTCCGAGACGCTGGCGCAGTACCGCGACTTCTGTGAGCCCGGCAAATCGGTGGTCATAACGGTGGCTGCCGAAGACCGGCCGGAGGGCGTCAGCCTACGCATCCAGACGGTGCAATCGCTGGAGGACGAGGCAAGCCGTGTCCAGAAGACCCTGCGCATCTTCGTGCGTGATGCGGCCCCCCTCAACACGCTGTCCAATCACTTGACGACGCGTGGCGAGGGCGAGGTCAGCTTCATCGTGCTCAAAGGTGAGGCGCAGGGCGAAATCGAGATCGAGCTGCGCGAACGCTACCGCATCACCCCGTCGATTGCATCGGCTATGCGCGCCGTGCCGGGAGTGGTCGAGGTCGAGCTCGTCTAGCTTGGCGGCAGTTGGTCATCGATGGACGTTGCCGCTCTTGCGGGCCAACTCATCGCGGCAGCTGTGCGCGCGCTCCATGAGCATGGTTCGCTCGCGTTCGTTCTGGGTCAGCGCCGCCGCCCGTTCGAACTCGCCGAGCGCTTCCCGGAAACGGCCGAGCTTCATCAGCAGATCGGCACGCACGCTTGGCAGCAGGTGGTAGTTGCGCAGTGCGGGTTCGTGGACAAGCTGGTCGGCAAGCTCCAGCCCGGCCGCCGGCCCGAATGCCATCGATAGCGCCATGGCCCGGTTCAACTCGATGACGGGCGATGGCGCAAGCTCGGCCAGTGCGGCATAGAGAGCGGCGATGCGCGGCCAGTCGGTCTCTTCGGCCGTATGCGCCCGGGCGTGGCAGGCGGCAATGGCCGCCTGAAGTGTATACGGACCCTGACGGGGCAGGGCTTGTGCCCTGGCAAGGGCGGCGAGCCCGCGGTTTATCAGCAGATGGTCCCAGCGCGCGCGGTTCTGGTCGAGCAGCAGGATCGGCCGCCCTTCGGCATCACTGCGCGCCGGCAGCCGCGACGCCTGGATCTCCATCAGCGCGATCAGGCCGTGGACCTCGGGCTCGTCGGGCGCGAGCCCGGCAAGCATGCGCCCGAGCCGCATCGCCTCCTGGCACAGTTGCGGCCGCATCCAGTCGTCGCCCTTGGTGGCGGAGTACCCCTCGTTAAAGACCAGATAGAGCACCTCCAGAACAGAGCCCAGGCGCTCGCCGCGATCGGGGTAGCCAGGCATTTCGAACGGCACGCCGGCGTCCGACAGGGTGCGCTTGGCGCGGACAATGCGCTGCGCCATCGCGGTTTCGGAGACGAGGTAGGCGCGGGCGATTTCTTCCGTGCTCAGGCCGCCGACCAGCCGCAAGGTCAAGGCCACCCGCGCTTCGGTCGAAAGCACCGGGTGGCAGGACACGAACATCAGCGCGAGCAGTTCGTCGCCCAGATTGTCGTCGATCTCAAGCGGCTCGACAGTCACCTCCGCCTCGGCATCTATACCGAGCAGGGCGAGCTTTCCTTCAGCCATCTTGGCCCGACGGAAATGGTCGATGGCCCGCCGCTTGGCGGAGGCGATCAGCCATGCGCCCGGCTTGTCGGGAATGCCTGCCTCCGGCCAGTTGCGAAGCGCTGCGATCAGCGCGTCCTGGGCGAATTCCTCGGCCAGGTCGACACTGCGCGTGAAGCGGGCAAGCGCTGCCAGGATCCGTGCCCGCTCCATGCGGAACACGGTTTCGATGGTCCGGTGTGTCGCGCGGCTTCTGGCAACGCTGTCTTCGGCTTTCCCGTCGAGAGACGGCATCGGCTCGGACGAATGGCTATCGGTCGCAGCCATCTACTTCCTGTCTTGGGCGATGCCCATGTCACGGAAACGGTCGATGCCCTCGCTGGGTTCGAAATCTTCGAGGTCGAACATCTGGCGTACCTCGATCTGCCCGTTCTCGATCTGCGGGTTGGGGAAGCGGTTCGCCCATTCCATGGCTTCCTCGCGTGTCTTCACCTGGATGATGGTGTAGCCCGCGATCAGCTCCTTGGTTTCCGCGAAAGGTCCATCGGTAATCGTCTTCTTGCCGCCCGCCCAGGTGATCCGCCATCCCTTGGAGCTCGGCTGTAAGCCGCTGCCGTCGAGCAGCACGCCGGCCTTGGCCAATTCCCCATGATAGTCGGCCATGGCGGAGATCATTTCCGCCGGCGGCATGACGCCGGCTTCGGAGTCCTTGCTAGCCTTGACCACGAACATGAAACGCATTGATTTCGCTCCCGAAACTTGAGGCCGGACACCATTGTCCGAGCCTACTCTGCCAACACGACGAGCAGAAGGCCGCAGAATCGACACTGCAGCCGGAATTTTCTTCAGCTACCAAAGTCCACGCTTCGTTGCGGCAGCCAACAGCCGCTGGTATCTTGGCAACTTGCTTGGCCAGCCAATGAGAGGGCGTCGTCATGGACGAGAAGGCCGCCGCAGCAGACCTCATGCAGATGGTGAACGGGTACCAGCTGTCACAGGCGATCTGTGTCGCCGCAACTCTCGGCATCGCCGATCACCTTTCCAAAGGAGCGTGTTCGAGCGACGAGCTCGCCGCCTTGGTGGACGCCCACCCGCAGTCGCTTTACCGGCTCCTGCGGGCGCTGGCTGCAGTCGGCGTGTTGCATGAAGGGGGAGCGCGACAATTCTCGCTGACGCCTCTCGGCCAGGGCCTGCGGTCCGACGCGGAACATTCCGTCGCCCCATGGGCGCGGATGGTCGGTCGCGCCTATTATCGCGACGCGTGGGGCGAATTGCTGCACAGCGTGCGCACCGGCGAGAATGCATTCGCCCATGCGCACGGAACAGGCGTCTGGCAATACCGCATCGACCATCCCGAGGAGTCCGTGATCTTCGATCGGGCGATGTCGTCCTTCGTGCCCGCGCTGGCTGCTGCCGTGCTTGCGGCCTACGACTTCAGCGGCTTCGAACTCGTCATGGATGTCGGCGGCGGCCAGGGTGCCCTTCTCGCGGCGATCTTGGCGCACAATCAGTCGCAACGGGGCATTCTGTTCGACCAGCCGCAAGTCGTGGAGGGGGCGGGGCCTTTGCTTCGGTCGGCATCGGTGGCCGATCGCTGCACATCGGTTGGCGGCGATTTCTTTGTGGCGGTTCCAGAAGGCGCTGATGCGCATGTGTTGAAATGGATATTGCACGACTGGGACGACGAGCGCTCGATCGCCATCCTCAAAAGCTGCCGCCGGGCCATCAGGCCGGGCGGCAAGCTGGTTGTGCTGGAAGCGGTGTTGGCACCGCCAAACGAAGGCGCGCGCGCCAAGTTCGCCGACCTCAACATGCTGGCCGTTCCAGGCGGTCAGGAACGGACCGAAGACGAGTTTGCGCGCCTGTTTCAAGCAGCGGGATTCAGCCTCGCCAGGGTGATGCCGGCCGGTCGTATCGATGTCATCGAGGCGCGACCGGCCTGATTTTCTCGCAAGATTGTTGCCGGCCTCAACAACACAACGCCGCTTGACTTAATCATCTTATAAATAAATCCTGCCGGACAGCGGAAACGAGGCTGGCGGTCAAGATGAAGACCCTGTTGCGTGGTATCTGCGTTGCGGCTTTGCTTGGTGGCGGGAGCGCTTCCGCCCAGGCTGCCGACATGGTCGTGGCGATGCCGAGCTGGCCTTCGGGGCAGGCCACTGCCAACATCATCAAGACAGCGCTCGAAGATGCGCTGAAGATCAAGGTCGATGTCCAGGAGATGGGGACGCTTATTGCGTTCACCGGGCTGGATGGCGGCGGAATCGACGTCTATCCAGAGGTTTGGCGGCCGAACTTCGATCCGCTGGTAAAGAAATACGTCGACGAGCGCGGCACCGTGCATCTGAGCAAGCATGATGTCGCTGCCACCCAAGGTCTGTGCGTCACGCAAAAGGCCTATGACCAAGGCGTTCGCGACGTTGCCGATCTGAAGGATCCGGAAAAGGCAAAGCTGTTCGACACCGACGGCGACGGCAAGGGCGAGATGTGGATCGGCGCCCGCGGCTGGCTTTCGACCGATGTCGAGCGCATCAGGGCCAAGAGTTATGGTTATGCCGACACGATGACGCTGCTCGAGATGCCGGAGGAGGTCGCCATGTCGGGCATCGACGCGGCCGTGGCGACCGACAGGCCGATTGCCTTCTATTGCTACAGTCCGCACCACGTCTTCGAGCTTCACGACATCAAGCAGCTGAGCGAGCCCCCCTACGATCCGGCCAAATGGAACGTCGTGCTGCAGGCCGACGATCCGATGTGGCTTTCCAAGTCCGATGCGCCGGTGGCGTGGAAGCCTTCGAGTTTCAGCCTCGCCTATGCCGCGTCGCTTGCGAAGCGCCTGCCGGCAGCTGCCAGCTTCCTCGACAAGATGGATCTCAAGCCCGAGGAGATCACGGCAATGAGCTACGCCATCGAGGTCGAGCAGCAGGATCCGGCAAGTTATGCGCTGAAATGGGTGGCCGAGCACAAGGATCGCGTGAAGGGATGGCTTCAATGAGGTCCGGTTCGAACGCAGACATCGGACGTGGCGTGGCCAAGCGTCGCCGGACACGGCTTGCCTGGGTTTTCTTTGCCGCGACTGCCCTGGGGCTTGGCGCGGCCCTGGCCCAGGTAGGCTCTGCCACGCAGGTCTTCGACCCCAAGACGCACAAATGGGTCAACTACGACCGCAAGAAGGCCCGCCAGTATTACGCGGCCCATGGCCAGGTTCCCGAGGCTTTTCGCCGGCAGATCGTCACTTTCCGCACGGCTGAAAAGCCCGGAACCATCATCATCGATGGCAACCAGCATTTTCTCTATCTGGTGCTGCCCGGCCTGAAGGCGGTGCGCTACGGCATCGGCGTCGGCCGCGAAGGTTTTGGCTGGGCGGGCATCGTGCGCGTCGGCCGTACCGCCGAATGGCCGACCTGGACGCCGCCGGCCGAAATGGTGGCGCGCGATCCCAACGCGGTGAAGTTTGCCGGCGGCATGCCCGGGGGGCCCGACAATCCGCTGGGCGCACGGGCGCTCTATCTCTACCAGGGCGACCAGGACACGATCTATCGCATCCACGGCACGCCGGAGCCATGGACCATAGGCCTCGATGTGTCCTCGGGCTGCATTCGCATGAACAACGACGACATCGTCGACCTGCACGCCCAGGTCCAGGTGGGAGCAAAGGTCGTGGTGCTGATGCAGGGTGCTGCCCTCTACAAGGGAGTGTAGGCGGGGCCGTTTTGACAGTCAGGCGCATTCGACGAGGGGATGAAATGCGAACGATCATTGCTGCCACTGCAGGCCTGTTTGCCGCTGTCATTTCTAGCGGATGCAGTTCCACCGCACCCGAGCCGCAGGATATGGCCCGCACCACGGTCCAGACCGCGCCCGCCGACCTGCAGCTGATCTGCGCCAGCGCGGCAGCGCAGTCTGCAGGCGTCGCCGCCGACAAGGCGTTGCCGATCGGCTCGTCGCAACTCGACGCCAACCGCTATCAGGTGGAGGTAAACGCCTCGGGCCAACGCTATATCTGCGTGGTCGACAATATGGGCACCGTGTCTTCGGTCCAGAAGGCCGCCTAGGTCAAACTGCCTGGCTCAATCGTCAAGCGGTTCCGGCGGGTGCGCGTTCCTGCCCTTGCCGAAGGTATAGCCGGTCTCGACCGCCTTGCGGCCGAACTTGTCGCGCAGCGAATCGATGGCGCCCTCGGCCAGGGCGCGCTTGCGAGATTGAAGGTCGACGAGATCGGGCGGATCGGCGCGCTGGTCGTCCGAGAGATCGCTGACGCCGATGCCGAGCAGGCGATACTTGGTGCCGTCGGTTTCCTTTTCCAGCAGTTGCAGCCCGGTCTGGAAGATGCGGTCGGCAAGCTTGGTCGGGTCGGCGAGCTGGCGGTTGCGGGTGCGCAGCTTGAAGTCCTGCGATTTGAGCTTCAGCACCACGGTACGGCCGGCAATGCCCGCCTTCTTGAGCCGCGCCGAGACTTTTTCGGACAATGCCCGCAGCACCGGCACCAGCTCGTCCGACGAGGCGAGATCCGTGTCGAAGGTCGTTTCCGCCGACACGCTCTTGGCTTCCTGATCGGGCGACACCTTGCGGTCGTCCTGGCCGCGCGACAGGTGATAGAGCCTGCTGCCCATCGTGCCGTAGCGCCGCATCAGCTCGTTGAGCTCCATCCGTTGGAGCTGGCCGATGCTGCGGATGCCGTCGCGTTCCAGCGTCGCCGCAAATGCCTTGCCGACGCCCCAGATCATCGTCACCGGCTGCTGAGCAAGGAAAGCAGGCGCCTCGGCTTCGCCGATGACGGCAAAGCCGCGCGGCTTGCGGAAATCCGAGGCGATCTTTGCGAGGAACTTGCAGTAGGAGAGCCCGGCCGAGACTGTGATGCCGATTTCCTTTTCCACCGCGGCGGTGAAGCGCGCCAGCACCAGCGCTGGCGGCAGGGCGTGCAGTTGCTCGGTGCCGGCGAGGTCGAGGAAGGCCTCGTCGATCGACAGCGGCTCGACCATTGGCGTCAGCGCCTGCATCATCGCCCGGACTTCGCGGCCGACGCGGACATATTTTTCCATGTCAGGCGTGATGACGACTGCCTCGGGGCACGCCTCCAGTGCCTTGAACATCGGCATTGCCGAACGCACCCCATGGATGCGAGCGATGTAGCAGGCCGTCGACACCACGCCGCGCTTGCCGCCGCCGATGATGACCGGCCTGTCCTTGAGCGCGGGATTGTCGCGCTTCTCCACCGCCGCATAAAAGGCGTCGCAGTCGATATGGG
This genomic window contains:
- the dnaE gene encoding DNA polymerase III subunit alpha, translating into MSSDRLPRDPLKREALKAEAKPEASPRTFIHLRVHSAYSLLEGALPLGKVVGHAVKDDAPAIAVADSNNLFGALEFAQKATKDGVQPIIGCQVDVDFAETADNGQRGPVWKQAHELYPIVLIAATEDGYANLVRIISRMYLSTPNGEPIHAKLEWLSALSDGIICLSGGPRGPIGTAIKNDHHAQAESRLLGLREIYGDRLYVEIERLAGYDRLIEAATIDLAYRHHLPLVATNEAFFPSRADFEAHDALIAIAEGSVVAEDNRRRLTPDNFLKSQKEMAEIFADLPEAIDNTVEIARRCSYYPKNRKPILPRFAGAEVADAEAAERAEGDELARQAREGLAERIATRGIYPGFTEEQYRERLEFEIGIIQRMKFPGYFLIVADFIKWGKLQGIPVGPGRGSGAGSLVAYALTITDVDPLRFSLLFERFLNPDRVSMPDFDIDFCQDRREEVIRYVVDKYGRDQVGQIITFGTLQARAVLRDVGRVLQMPYGQVDKLTKMVPQNPANPVTLAQAIEGEPRFAEEAEREPIVQTLLEMAQKLEGLYRHASTHAAGIVIGDRPLSELVPMYRDPRSDMPVTQFNMKYVEQAGLVKFDFLGLKTLTVLQKAVQFISRRGVDIDLALIPLDDPETYAMLSRGETVGIFQVESAGMRKALIGMKPDRIEDIIALVALYRPGPMENIPTYNARKHGEEEIESIHPKIDYLVKETQGVIVYQEQVMQIAQVLSGYSLGEADLLRRAMGKKIRAEMDKQRERFVTGAMEGGVSKPQANFIFDLLAKFADYGFNKSHAAAYAIVSYQTAYLKAHYPVEFLAGSMTYDMSNTDKLNDFRQDAMRLGIEVVPPSVMTSYRDFEVGEKKIFYSLAAIKGVGEAAVHHIVAKRAEKPFASLADFCERIDPKVVGKRVFESLIMAGALDCFGHERAAMMAGIERMMGLASLAHENATLGQSDIFGSAFSGQAPVLHLPQTDAWLAADRLHREFQVVGFYLSAHPLDEYKSALEKMRVQNWGDFAAAVKRGATAGRLAGTVTTKQERKTKTGNKMGIVQFSDVSGQYEAVMFSETLAQYRDFCEPGKSVVITVAAEDRPEGVSLRIQTVQSLEDEASRVQKTLRIFVRDAAPLNTLSNHLTTRGEGEVSFIVLKGEAQGEIEIELRERYRITPSIASAMRAVPGVVEVELV
- a CDS encoding RNA polymerase sigma factor — encoded protein: MAATDSHSSEPMPSLDGKAEDSVARSRATHRTIETVFRMERARILAALARFTRSVDLAEEFAQDALIAALRNWPEAGIPDKPGAWLIASAKRRAIDHFRRAKMAEGKLALLGIDAEAEVTVEPLEIDDNLGDELLALMFVSCHPVLSTEARVALTLRLVGGLSTEEIARAYLVSETAMAQRIVRAKRTLSDAGVPFEMPGYPDRGERLGSVLEVLYLVFNEGYSATKGDDWMRPQLCQEAMRLGRMLAGLAPDEPEVHGLIALMEIQASRLPARSDAEGRPILLLDQNRARWDHLLINRGLAALARAQALPRQGPYTLQAAIAACHARAHTAEETDWPRIAALYAALAELAPSPVIELNRAMALSMAFGPAAGLELADQLVHEPALRNYHLLPSVRADLLMKLGRFREALGEFERAAALTQNERERTMLMERAHSCRDELARKSGNVHR
- a CDS encoding YciI family protein, with amino-acid sequence MRFMFVVKASKDSEAGVMPPAEMISAMADYHGELAKAGVLLDGSGLQPSSKGWRITWAGGKKTITDGPFAETKELIAGYTIIQVKTREEAMEWANRFPNPQIENGQIEVRQMFDLEDFEPSEGIDRFRDMGIAQDRK
- a CDS encoding methyltransferase, giving the protein MDEKAAAADLMQMVNGYQLSQAICVAATLGIADHLSKGACSSDELAALVDAHPQSLYRLLRALAAVGVLHEGGARQFSLTPLGQGLRSDAEHSVAPWARMVGRAYYRDAWGELLHSVRTGENAFAHAHGTGVWQYRIDHPEESVIFDRAMSSFVPALAAAVLAAYDFSGFELVMDVGGGQGALLAAILAHNQSQRGILFDQPQVVEGAGPLLRSASVADRCTSVGGDFFVAVPEGADAHVLKWILHDWDDERSIAILKSCRRAIRPGGKLVVLEAVLAPPNEGARAKFADLNMLAVPGGQERTEDEFARLFQAAGFSLARVMPAGRIDVIEARPA
- a CDS encoding glycine betaine ABC transporter substrate-binding protein, with protein sequence MKTLLRGICVAALLGGGSASAQAADMVVAMPSWPSGQATANIIKTALEDALKIKVDVQEMGTLIAFTGLDGGGIDVYPEVWRPNFDPLVKKYVDERGTVHLSKHDVAATQGLCVTQKAYDQGVRDVADLKDPEKAKLFDTDGDGKGEMWIGARGWLSTDVERIRAKSYGYADTMTLLEMPEEVAMSGIDAAVATDRPIAFYCYSPHHVFELHDIKQLSEPPYDPAKWNVVLQADDPMWLSKSDAPVAWKPSSFSLAYAASLAKRLPAAASFLDKMDLKPEEITAMSYAIEVEQQDPASYALKWVAEHKDRVKGWLQ
- a CDS encoding L,D-transpeptidase codes for the protein MRSGSNADIGRGVAKRRRTRLAWVFFAATALGLGAALAQVGSATQVFDPKTHKWVNYDRKKARQYYAAHGQVPEAFRRQIVTFRTAEKPGTIIIDGNQHFLYLVLPGLKAVRYGIGVGREGFGWAGIVRVGRTAEWPTWTPPAEMVARDPNAVKFAGGMPGGPDNPLGARALYLYQGDQDTIYRIHGTPEPWTIGLDVSSGCIRMNNDDIVDLHAQVQVGAKVVVLMQGAALYKGV
- a CDS encoding DNA polymerase IV, with amino-acid sequence MFAAMTMPVNDPSHGFCRDCLSLQRGSGPRCHACGSPRLLRHPELYRLQIAHIDCDAFYAAVEKRDNPALKDRPVIIGGGKRGVVSTACYIARIHGVRSAMPMFKALEACPEAVVITPDMEKYVRVGREVRAMMQALTPMVEPLSIDEAFLDLAGTEQLHALPPALVLARFTAAVEKEIGITVSAGLSYCKFLAKIASDFRKPRGFAVIGEAEAPAFLAQQPVTMIWGVGKAFAATLERDGIRSIGQLQRMELNELMRRYGTMGSRLYHLSRGQDDRKVSPDQEAKSVSAETTFDTDLASSDELVPVLRALSEKVSARLKKAGIAGRTVVLKLKSQDFKLRTRNRQLADPTKLADRIFQTGLQLLEKETDGTKYRLLGIGVSDLSDDQRADPPDLVDLQSRKRALAEGAIDSLRDKFGRKAVETGYTFGKGRNAHPPEPLDD